In Myxococcus stipitatus, a single window of DNA contains:
- a CDS encoding DUF3037 domain-containing protein — MPAPSSFDYAIIRVVPRVEREEFINVGVVLFCATQRFLDARVELDEARLQALAPDVDLALVRGHLESFRRVSEGGKGAGPIGQLPQKERWHWLVAPRSTILQTGPVHSGLCQGEPRAAVEHLLDTVVRVKRQA; from the coding sequence GTGCCCGCGCCCAGCTCGTTTGACTACGCCATCATCCGCGTGGTGCCCCGCGTGGAGCGCGAGGAGTTCATCAACGTGGGCGTCGTCCTGTTCTGCGCCACGCAGCGCTTCCTGGACGCCCGCGTGGAGCTGGACGAGGCGCGGCTCCAGGCGCTCGCGCCGGACGTGGACCTGGCGCTGGTGCGAGGGCACCTGGAGAGCTTCCGCCGCGTCAGCGAGGGCGGCAAGGGCGCGGGCCCCATCGGTCAGCTCCCCCAGAAGGAGCGCTGGCACTGGCTGGTGGCGCCGCGCAGCACCATCCTCCAGACGGGCCCGGTGCACTCGGGCCTGTGCCAGGGCGAACCCCGGGCCGCGGTGGAGCACCTGCTGGACACCGTGGTGCGCGTGAAACGCCAGGCGTGA
- a CDS encoding HipA family kinase, with the protein MPRTIVATRYVTPLREGGSLPAIVEADDAGLYVVKFRGAGQGAKALIAELIAGELARAVGLRVPEVVLLELDPVLGRNEPDGEIRDLLKASAGLNLALDYLPGSVTFDPLAEPTPSVPEASAIVAFDAFITNVDRTPKNPNLLCWHRKLWLIDHGASLYFHHAWVDWEERSQGRFAPIKDHVLLPWAGALKDTEALLREHITREVVERTVAAIPDSWLTAAESPFPTVEAHRAAYTTWLLKRVEALPAFLEEAARARAQLV; encoded by the coding sequence ATGCCAAGGACCATTGTCGCCACGCGTTATGTGACGCCCCTGCGCGAGGGGGGCTCGTTGCCCGCCATCGTCGAGGCGGATGACGCGGGGCTGTATGTCGTGAAGTTCAGGGGCGCGGGCCAGGGGGCCAAGGCGCTCATCGCGGAGCTCATCGCGGGGGAGCTGGCCCGGGCGGTGGGGTTGAGGGTGCCGGAGGTGGTGCTGCTGGAGCTGGACCCGGTGCTGGGCCGCAACGAGCCGGACGGGGAGATTCGAGACCTGCTCAAGGCGAGCGCGGGGCTGAACCTGGCGCTGGACTACCTGCCCGGGTCGGTGACGTTCGATCCGCTGGCGGAGCCCACCCCGAGCGTGCCGGAGGCGTCCGCCATCGTCGCGTTCGACGCCTTCATCACCAACGTGGACCGCACGCCGAAGAACCCCAATCTGCTGTGCTGGCACCGGAAGCTGTGGCTCATCGACCACGGAGCCTCGCTCTACTTCCACCACGCGTGGGTGGACTGGGAGGAGCGCAGCCAGGGGCGCTTCGCGCCCATCAAGGACCACGTGCTGCTGCCGTGGGCGGGGGCGCTGAAGGACACGGAGGCGCTCCTGCGCGAGCACATCACCCGCGAGGTGGTGGAGCGCACGGTGGCCGCGATTCCGGACAGCTGGCTGACGGCGGCCGAGTCCCCCTTCCCCACCGTGGAGGCCCACCGCGCCGCGTACACCACGTGGCTGCTCAAGCGCGTGGAGGCCCTGCCCGCGTTCCTCGAGGAGGCGGCCCGTGCCCGCGCCCAGCTCGTTTGA
- a CDS encoding S8 family serine peptidase: MTVTRKPLSLPSTPRTSETSRSEKPSASTGRVVGRPGNTNGDGFESSKAARPSNFIDRPTGHRPDPNAPVLPATAFAFGSKKVSVGPRDASTPVTLSASATPNAAVKDLQTVTSTVSFDQDVALDSLKLNLDLPHTYKGDLKVTLTSPSGKSAVVHDRTGGAADDVKGTFDLSTTFQGEKSKGTWTLTVEDKARADTGTLKSWGLEATGKAPGTDPVDPKPPRPTGDPVIAVFDGGVDYKHSDLDSAMWVNEGEIAGDGKDNDGNGIADDIHGFNVGFNSGDVMKGDGTDHGTHVAGIIAAEDNGQGNTGIAAGKAKIMSIGGLYDGADLLTNFERGVDYIVHMKQERGVNVRAMNASFGDEYRDAASQARWKAAVQKLADADILLVAATANGYGSNMNNVADMPANLDLPNVITVASMDKNNDKLARFSSHGDKVVELAAVGEDVLSTVPGGKWEKMSGTSMATPTVAGAAALMFAANPDLTAAQVRDLLVKTVEVDPDLKGKVSTSGKLDIKAAVKAAEEFVATPATVATR; encoded by the coding sequence ATGACCGTCACCCGCAAGCCGTTGTCGCTCCCGTCCACCCCCCGTACCAGCGAGACCTCGCGCTCGGAGAAGCCCTCGGCGAGCACCGGCCGCGTGGTGGGCCGGCCCGGGAACACGAACGGCGACGGCTTCGAGTCCTCCAAGGCGGCCCGTCCGTCGAACTTCATCGACCGTCCCACGGGCCACCGTCCGGACCCGAACGCGCCGGTGCTGCCGGCCACGGCGTTCGCCTTCGGCTCGAAGAAGGTCTCCGTGGGCCCGCGCGACGCGTCCACGCCCGTCACGCTGTCCGCCTCCGCCACGCCCAACGCGGCGGTGAAGGACCTGCAGACGGTGACGTCCACCGTGTCCTTCGACCAGGACGTGGCGCTGGACTCGCTGAAGCTGAACCTGGACCTGCCCCACACGTACAAGGGCGACCTGAAGGTCACGCTGACCAGCCCCTCCGGCAAGAGCGCGGTGGTCCACGACCGCACGGGCGGCGCCGCGGACGACGTGAAGGGCACCTTCGACCTGAGCACGACGTTCCAGGGCGAGAAGTCCAAGGGCACCTGGACGCTGACCGTCGAGGACAAGGCGCGCGCGGACACGGGCACGCTGAAGAGCTGGGGCCTGGAGGCCACGGGCAAGGCGCCCGGCACGGACCCGGTGGACCCCAAGCCCCCGCGCCCCACGGGTGACCCGGTCATCGCGGTGTTCGACGGCGGCGTGGACTACAAGCACTCCGACCTCGACAGCGCCATGTGGGTCAACGAGGGGGAGATCGCCGGCGACGGCAAGGACAACGACGGCAACGGCATCGCGGACGACATCCACGGCTTCAACGTCGGCTTCAACAGCGGCGACGTGATGAAGGGCGACGGCACGGACCACGGCACGCACGTGGCCGGCATCATCGCCGCCGAGGACAACGGCCAGGGCAACACCGGCATCGCCGCGGGCAAGGCGAAGATCATGAGCATCGGCGGCCTGTACGACGGCGCGGACCTGCTCACCAACTTCGAGCGCGGCGTGGACTACATCGTCCACATGAAGCAGGAGCGCGGCGTCAACGTGCGCGCCATGAACGCCAGCTTCGGCGACGAGTACCGCGATGCGGCCTCGCAGGCGCGCTGGAAGGCCGCGGTGCAGAAGCTGGCGGACGCGGACATCCTGCTCGTGGCGGCCACCGCCAACGGCTACGGCAGCAACATGAACAACGTGGCGGACATGCCCGCCAACCTGGACCTGCCCAACGTCATCACCGTGGCGTCCATGGACAAGAACAACGACAAGCTGGCGCGCTTCTCCTCCCACGGCGACAAGGTGGTGGAGCTGGCCGCGGTGGGCGAGGACGTGCTGAGCACCGTCCCCGGCGGCAAGTGGGAGAAGATGAGCGGCACCTCCATGGCCACCCCCACGGTGGCGGGCGCCGCGGCCCTCATGTTCGCCGCCAACCCCGACCTGACCGCCGCCCAGGTGCGTGACCTGCTGGTGAAGACGGTCGAGGTCGACCCGGACCTCAAGGGCAAGGTGAGCACCAGCGGCAAGCTGGACATCAAGGCCGCCGTGAAGGCCGCCGAGGAGTTCGTCGCCACGCCCGCGACGGTCGCCACCCGCTGA
- a CDS encoding organic hydroperoxide resistance protein, translated as MAPVTISPLYTAHATAHGGRNGKVQSSDQVIDLPLVMPKELGGAGGAATNPEQLFAAGYSACFESALRLVAGKQGVKLGADAGIAASVTIGKTPDGGFGLAVELKGILPGLPREQAEKLMHAAHEVCPYSRATRGNIDVKLSVAE; from the coding sequence ATGGCCCCCGTCACCATTTCCCCCCTGTACACCGCTCACGCCACCGCCCACGGCGGGCGCAACGGCAAGGTCCAGTCGTCCGACCAGGTCATCGACCTGCCGCTGGTGATGCCCAAGGAGCTGGGCGGCGCGGGCGGCGCGGCGACGAACCCGGAGCAGCTGTTCGCGGCGGGCTACTCGGCCTGCTTCGAGAGCGCGCTGCGGTTGGTGGCGGGCAAGCAGGGCGTGAAGCTGGGCGCCGACGCGGGCATCGCCGCGTCCGTCACGATTGGCAAGACGCCGGACGGCGGCTTCGGGCTGGCGGTGGAGCTGAAGGGCATCCTGCCGGGCCTCCCCCGTGAGCAGGCGGAGAAGCTGATGCACGCGGCCCACGAGGTGTGCCCGTACTCGCGCGCCACGCGCGGCAACATCGACGTGAAGCTCTCCGTCGCGGAGTAG